The following proteins are co-located in the Tiliqua scincoides isolate rTilSci1 chromosome 8, rTilSci1.hap2, whole genome shotgun sequence genome:
- the ITGA11 gene encoding integrin alpha-11, which translates to MDLHRRLVVAWALSLLSGFCDAFNIDTKRPRIIAGSKEAYFGYTVQQHEINGKKWLVVGAPYETSGQQKTGDVYKCLVNEEVNSTCSKLNLGRVTLSNVSERKDNMRLGLSLTTNPKDNSFLACSPLWSHECGSSYYTTGMCSRVNSNFRFSKTVAPALQHTRNRCQTYMDIIIVLDGSNSIYPWVEVQHFLINILKKFYIGPGQIQVGVVQYGEGAVHEFHLNDYRSVKDVVEAASHIEQRGGTETRTAFGIEFARSEAFQKGGRKGAKKVMIVITDGESHDSPDLEKVIEGSERDNVTRYAVAVLGYYNRRGINPEAFLKEIKYIASDPDDKHFFNVTDEAALKDIVDALGERIFSLEGTNKNEISFGLEMSQTGFSSHIVEDGILLGAVGAYDWNGAVLKETSSGKVVPLRESYLQEFPEELKNHGAYLGYTVTSVMSSSHDRIYVAGAPRFNHTGKVIIFTMHANRNLTIHQSLKGDQIGAYYGSEINSVDVNGDGVTDLLLVGAPMYFSEGRERGKVFVYLLKEDRFVSNGTLEDLPSYQNSRFGSCISSVPDMNQDSYNDVVVGAPLEDEHQGAIYIFHGYQKNLLRKYKQRIAAADLSSGLMYFGCSIHGDLDMNEDGLIDLAVGSLGSAVLLWSRSVVWINASLRFEPPKINIFNKDCTRNGKDATCLSAFVCFTPIFLSAHFQTASVALNYNITIDERRYIPRAHLDENGERHTHKSIPLLAGQEHCDQLNFHVLDTADYVKPVTFSVDYALDVPDTGPVLEDGWPTSLKVAVPFWNGCNEDEHCIPNLVLDAKTDIPTAMEYCRRVLRKSHLDCSAYTLSFDTSIFVIESTRRRVAVEVTLENRGENAYNTVLNISFSRNLQFASLIQKDNLDINIECMSEEKHLNSRVCNVSYPFFRAKAKVAFRLDFEFSKSVFLQNMEIFLTANSDSEEQESTKEDNSALLKFQLKYETDLLFTRSSSQNYYEIKSNSSLERYDSIGPPFNCTFKLQNLGLFPIDGVAIRITVPVATRGGNRLLQFTKFSMFEENMKCNIGGNNTDYRRRPSDEDLGRHPQLNHSNSDVISIDCSVDLAANEEVVFLLQGNLWTKSLAMLKFKSLRFVINAALQRGFRSAFVFREEDPSRQITFEISKIEESHIPIWIIIGSTLGGLLLLALLVLALWKLGFFKSASRKRDTVQDQNTKDFD; encoded by the exons GCTGGTGGTTGGAGCCCCTTATGAGACCAGCGGTCAACAGAAAACCGGAGATGTCTACAAGTGTTTGGTGAATGAGGAAGTCAATAGCACCTGTTCCAAGCTCAATCTAG GAAGAGTCACTCTTTCCAATGTGTCAGAACGCAAGGATAATATGCGTCTGGGCCTGAGCTTGACCACAAACCCTAAAGACAACAGTTTTCTG GCTTGCAGCCCTCTCTGGTCTCATGAGTGCGGAAGTTCTTACTACACCACAGGAATGTGCTCCAGGGTGAACTCCAACTTCAGATTCTCCAAAACTGTGGCTCCAGCTCTCCAGCATACGAGAAACA GATGCCAGACATACATGGACATAATTATTGTGCTGGACGGATCCAACAGCATCTACCCTTGGGTGGAAGTTCAGCATTTCCTGATAAATATCTTGAAGAAGTTCTACATTGGACCCGGCCAAATTCAG GTTGGAGTTGTGCAGTACGGCGAGGGGGCCGTGCATGAGTTCCACCTGAACGACTACAGGTCTGTCAAGGACGTGGTGGAAGCCGCCAGTCACATTGAGCAGAGAGGGGGCACAGAAACCCGGACAGCCTTTGGGATAGAGTTTGCTCG CTCTGAAGCATTTCAGAAGGGCGGGCGGAAGGGTGCCAAGAAAGTGATGATTGTCATAACGGATGGGGAGTCCCACGACAGCCCAGATCTGGAGAAGGTGATCGAAGGCAGCGAGAGGGATAATGTCACCAGATACGCTGTTGCT GTTCTTGGTtattacaacaggagaggaatcaACCCAGAAGCCTTTCTGAAAGAGATCAAATACATTGCCAGCGACCCTGATGACAAGCATTTCTTCAACGTCACAGACGAAGCTGCTCTGAAAGACATTGTGGATGCTCTTGGGGAAAGGATCTTCAGTCTGGAAG GCACCAACAAGAATGAAATATCCTTTGGCCTCGAAATGTCCCAGACTGGATTTTCATCACATATTGTGGAA GATGGAATTTTGCTCGGAGCTGTGGGCGCCTATGACTGGAACGGAGCTGTGCTGAAGGAGACCAGCAGTGGCAAAGTGGTTCCTCTCCGAGAATCCTACCTCCAAGAGTTTCCTGAGGAGCTAAAAAATCATGGTGCATATCTAG GTTACACTGTCAcctcagtgatgtcatcaagccaTGACAGGATCTACGTAGCTGGAGCACCCCGCTTCAACCACACAGGGAAAGTGATCATTTTTACAATGCACGCCAACCGAAATCTCACCATTCACCAGTCACTGAAAGGAGACCAG ATTGGTGCCTATTATGGAAGTGAAATCAATTCTGTGGATGTGAATGGTGATGGGGTCACTGATCTCCTGTTGGTTGGAGCCCCCATGTATTTCagtgaggggagagagagggggaaggTGTTTGTCTATCTCCTGAAAGAG GACCGATTTGTCTCCAATGGGACTCTGGAAGACCTGCCAAGCTACCAGAATTCCCGATTTGGTTCCTGCATTTCGTCTGTGCCTGACATGAATCAGGATTCTTACAATGATGTGGTGGTGGGTGCGCCTCTCGAGGATGAGCACCAGGGAGCAATTTATATCTTCCATGGCTACCAGAAAAACCTTCTTCGGAAATATAAGCAG AGAATAGCAGCGGCTGATCTTTCTTCAGGCTTAATGTACTTTGGGTGCAGCATCCACGGAGATCTGGATATGAATGAAGATGGGCTCATTGATCTCGCCGTTGGGTCCCTTGGAAGTGCTGTGCTGTTATG GTCCCGCAGCGTCGTCTGGATCAATGCCAGCCTTCGATTTGAGCCTCCCAAGATCAACATCTTCAACAAGGACTGCACGCGGAATGGGAAGGATGCCACTTGCCTCTCTGCATTCGTTTGCTTCACCCCCATTTTTCTCTCCGCTCATTTTCAAACTGCAAGCGTGG CACTGAACTACAACATCACCATTGATGAGCGGCGGTACATCCCACGAGCCCACCTAGATGAAAATGGAGAGAGGCACACACACAAGTCGATCCCATTGCTTGCAGGACAGGAACATTGTGACCAGCTGAATTTTCATGTCTTG GACACAGCTGACTATGTGAAACCTGTGACTTTCTCTGTCGATTATGCCCTGGATGTTCCTGACACTGGACCGGTGCTGGAGGATGGGTGGCCGACCTCCCTGAAAGTCGCT GTGCCCTTCTGGAATGGATGCAACGAAGATGAGCACTGCATCCCTAATTTGGTCCTCGATGCTAAAACGGATATTCCAACTGCCAT GGAGTACTGCAGACGGGTCCTGAGAAAGTCGCACTTGGACTGCTCCGCCTACACCCTCTCCTTTGACACCTCCATTTTTGTCATAGAGAGCACACGGAGGAGGGTGGCAGTAGAGGTGACGCTGGAGAACAGAGGAGAGAACGCCTATAACACCGTCCTAAACATTTCCTTCTCTAGGAACCTGCAGTTCGCAAGCTTGATCCAGAAG GACAACCTGGACATCAACATAGAATGCATGTCAGAAGAGAAGCATCTCAACAGCAGGGTTTGCAACGTCAGCTACCCGTTTTTCCGGGCCAAAGCAAAG GTGGCTTTTCGCCTGGATTTCGAGTTCAGCAAGTCTGTGTTCCTCCAAAACATGGAGATCTTCTTGACAGCCAACAG TGACAGCGAAGAACAAGAAAGCACCAAGGAGGACAATTCTGCTCTTCTAAAATTTCAGCTGAAGTATGAAACTGACCTGCTTTTCACCAG GAGTTCCAGCCAGAACTACTATGAGATAAAGTCAAACAGTTCCCTGGAGAGATATGACAGCATTGGCCCCCCTTTCAATTGCACATTTAAG CTTCAGAATCTGGGCCTCTTTCCAATTGATGGGGTGGCTATCAGAATCACCGTGCCAGTGGCCACCCGCGGAGGGAACCGCCTTCTGCAGTTCACCAAGTTCAGCATGTTTGAG GAGAACATGAAGTGCAACATCGGGGGCAACAACACAGACTACCGGAGAAGACCCTCTGATGAGGACTTGGGCCGCCACCCTCAACTG AATCACAGTAACTCAGATGTGATATCGATAGACTGCAGCGTGGATCTTGCTGCCAACGAGGAAGTTGTCTTTCTCCTGCAGGGCAACCTGTGGACTAAGTCCCTGGCAATG CTAAAATTCAAATCGCTGAGGTTCGTGATCAATGCAGCCTTGCAGAGAGGGTTCCGCAGTGCCTTTGTCTTCAGAGAAGAGGATCCCAGCCGGCAG ATAACGTTTGAGATATCCAAGATCGAGGAGTCCCACATCCCCATCTGGATCATCATTGGCAGCACATTAGGCGGCCTTCTGCTGCTGGCACTCCTGGTGCTGGCACTCTGGAAG